A region from the Sphaerodactylus townsendi isolate TG3544 linkage group LG01, MPM_Stown_v2.3, whole genome shotgun sequence genome encodes:
- the ACKR1 gene encoding atypical chemokine receptor 1 has translation MLALSILGLLSNIALGTALAAYPHLWDQQHPGKAILSLVTIASGSFAAILLAFAVGWGAGGIFCKVAHALQYGSLFAQGLLVARSSCLLWGLPSCVFLVALWAVGFLLSVPTAMISVLGDGNWAICTLRPQAKLDPWYIIHVTLCVADFLILPMLMGLAKVTSKWRKCSCHLRIGLTWLFYLFWAPYGVAMILKILVQEELLRPSCPFQEALDFFFGLSVGLGMLHCVLCPLTNLGAAIRHQKTTQPDNC, from the coding sequence ATGCTGGCCCTGAGCATCCTCGGCTTATTGAGCAACATAGCCCTCGGCACGGCCCTGGCCGCGTACCCGCACCTCTGGGATCAACAGCACCCGGGCAAAGCCATTCTCTCCTTAGTGACAATTGCCAGTGGCAGCTTTGCGGCCATCTTGTTGGCGTTCGCAGTGGGCTGGGGAGCTGGGGGCATCTTCTGCAAGGTGGCTCATGCGCTGCAGTACGGGAGTCTCTTTGCTCAGGGGCTCTTGGTGGCCAGGAGCTCCTGTCTGCTCTGGGGTCTCCCCAGCTGCGTGTTTCTCGTAGCGCTCTGGGCAGTGGGGTTCCTGCTATCAGTTCCCACAGCCATGATCAGTGTTTTGGGTGATGGTAACTGGGCCATTTGCACCCTGAGACCACAAGCCAAGCTGGACCCGTGGTACATAATCCACGTTACCCTCTGCGTGGCTGATTTTCTTATCCTCCCTATGCTAATGGGCTTGGCTAAGGTGACTTCCAAGTGGCGTAAATGCAGCTGCCACCTGCGCATCGGCCTGACCTGGCTTTTTTACCTCTTCTGGGCACCATATGGGGTGGCCATGATCCTGAAGATACTTGTTCAGGAAGAGCTGCTTCGCCCTAGCTGCCCTTTCCAGGAGGCTCTCGACTTCTTCTTTGGGCTGTCGGTGGGACTGGGCATGCTCCATTGTGTCCTATGCCCACTGACCAACTTGGGGGCTGCCATACGTCACCAAAAAACAACTCAACCAGACAATTGCTAA